A stretch of Arachis hypogaea cultivar Tifrunner chromosome 15, arahy.Tifrunner.gnm2.J5K5, whole genome shotgun sequence DNA encodes these proteins:
- the LOC112749025 gene encoding protein FAR1-RELATED SEQUENCE 5-like, with amino-acid sequence MFGDVLAFDATYKKNRYRLPVVIFSGVNHHNQTVVFGAALVSNERKSTYVWLLKQLLIAMKGKTPTSVITDGHPSMALAIQEVFPNAHHRLCAWHLMHNATSNIHKPQFTKMFTKLMLGDYEVGVFEQKWEEMVGFFGVEDREWIVDMYGKRNMWATAHIRGKFFVGFRTTSRCESLHAVLKRYVKSRHNLTEFVQHFQRCLSYMRHREDLADFKSSTGQPVMQTHFQQLERSAATIYTQQIFMLFRLMLHKASTLKVIYEKETSSCKIYQVSKFYKPNMIWHVSFHGEQDEFKCSCMRMDSIGIPCSHILAVLGFLDIAELPKSLVLRR; translated from the coding sequence ATGTTCGGGGATGTGCTAGCATTTGACGCCACATATAAGAAGAATAGATACAGATTGCCGGTGGTAATATTCTCGGGAGTTAACCACCATAATCAAACCGTTGTATTTGGTGCTGCGCTAGTTTCGAATGAGAGGAAAAGCACGTATGTTTGGTTACTAAAACAGCTTCTCATAGCAATGAAGGGAAAGACACCGACTTCAGTAATTACGGATGGTCATCCATCGATGGCTCTAGCTATTCAGGAAGTGTTTCCGAATGCACATCATAGATTATGTGCATGGCACTTGATGCATAATGCAACAAGCAATATTCACAAACCTCAGTTTACGAAAATGTTTACAAAGTTAATGCTAGGTGATTACGAAGTTGGTGTTTTCGAACAAAAGTGGGAGGAAATGGTTGGATTCTTTGGAGTGGAAGATCGAGAATGGATAGTAGATATGTATGGGAAAAGAAACATGTGGGCTACCGCTCATATCCGAGGAAAATTCTTTGTTGGGTTTAGAACGACTTCGAGGTGTGAAAGTCTACATGCTGTCCTCAAAAGATATGTTAAATCACGCCATAATTTGACAGAATTTGTTCAACACTTCCAGCGTTGTTTGAGCTACATGCGGCACAGAGAGGATTTGGCAGACTTTAAATCATCAACTGGACAACCTGTGATGCAGACACACTTTCAACAATTAGAAAGGTCAGCAGCTACCATTTATACCCAGCAAATTTTTATGTTGTTTCGTTTAATGCTCCACAAGGCCAGCACATTGAAGGTAATATATGAAAAGGAAACGAGTTCTTGCAAGATTTATCAGGTGTCAAAATTTTACAAGCCTAACATGATATGGCATGTGTCTTTTCACGGAGAGCAAGATGAATTTAAATGCTCATGCATGAGAATGGACTCCATAGGTATTCCATGTAGTCATATACTTGCTGTTTTGGGTTTTCTAGACATTGCAGAGCTGCCAAAATCATTAGTGCTGCGAAGATAG